The Skermanella rosea sequence GAACGACCCGGTACCGGTCCAGTACTGGTACTGGCTGACCGGAGTCCTGTCCGGCGACATGGGTGAATCGATCCGCAGCCGCATGCCGGTGACCGAGCTGATCCTCAGCAAGCTGCCGGTCACCATCCAGCTCGCCGTCATGGCGATGATCATAGCACTGGCGATCGGCATCCCGGCCGGCATCGTCTCCGCCGTGCGCAAGGGCACCGCCTGGGACATGGGCGCCAACGTGGTGGCCCTGTCCGGCATCTCGATCCCCAATTTCTGGCTCGGCATCATGCTGATCATGCTGGTGTCGGTGCAGTGGGGCCTGCTGCCGGCGTCCGGCTACGCCAACCCGCTGGAAGACCCGCTCCGCAACATCCAGACCATGATCATGCCTGCCTTCGTGCTCGGCACCGGCATCGCCGCGATCATGATGCGGCACACCCGCAGCGCGATGCTCTCGTCCCTGCGGGCCGACTATGTCCGCACCGCCCGGGCCAAGGGGCTGTCGGAGCGGATCGTGGTGCTGCGGCACGCGCTCCGCAACGCGCTGATCCCCGTCGTCACCCTGGGCACGCTCCAGCTCGGCGAACTGCTGTCGGGCGCCGTGCTGACCGAGC is a genomic window containing:
- a CDS encoding ABC transporter permease; protein product: MLAYMARRLAVSIPTLLLISMLVFSLQLLLPGDPALAIAGEERSPEVLAAIRERYHLNDPVPVQYWYWLTGVLSGDMGESIRSRMPVTELILSKLPVTIQLAVMAMIIALAIGIPAGIVSAVRKGTAWDMGANVVALSGISIPNFWLGIMLIMLVSVQWGLLPASGYANPLEDPLRNIQTMIMPAFVLGTGIAAIMMRHTRSAMLSSLRADYVRTARAKGLSERIVVLRHALRNALIPVVTLGTLQLGELLSGAVLTEQIFTIPGFGKLIVDAVFNRDYAVVQGVVLFTGTAFILMNLLADMLYFLLNPRLRA